TATGCTAAATCCTTCCCTAAACATATTCTGGGGCCTGCGTTGAATGCTACGAATCTGTACGAGTCGTGCATTATGAACTTGTTTCCGTCTGCGGACAGCCACCTTTCTGGACGAAACTCCATGCAGTCTTCCCCCCACGTAGACCTCATCCTCCCCGTTGCGTAGATCGAGTAGGTCACCGACGAACCCGCCGGAACAAACGTTCCGTCTGGCAACACATCGTCTGCGACGACGTGCTTCGAGTCCTGCGGTACCGACGGGTAAAGCCGTAGTGTTTCTGATAACGCGGCTTTTAGGTATGTCAATTGGTCAATTTCTTCAAACCCTAGTGGCTCGTCTAACCATTTTGACACGTCGTTTCCACGTGTCTCGATCAGAACGGTGATGATTTCAGCTAAGATTTTCTCTTCGACTCTTGGGTTTTGGATCACCAGCCAAAAGAACCAACTCAGTGCTACTGATGACGTGTCACGTCCAGCTAGGATGAAATTGAGTGCCACGTTTTGGAGGAATGCGTCCGTGTAggattcttttttcttcatgaaCCTCGAGAGTAAATCATCGTGTGGGTTCCCGTCTTTGTGCTGACTTTGCAACTCGAGCTTACGTGCTTCGATCACACTAGATAAATACTCTTCAATCTGTACTAGGCTTCGGCTCAAGCTGACTTCCATCCCGAGCCCAAGCCATTTCTTGAACTTCCACAGAACCTCGGGCAAAATAAACCGTTGAAGTGAGGCTTCGGTGGCTCGATCGAATGCCAGTGCGAAGCCATTCTCGGGAGTCCGAGGGCACACGTCTTCGGATCCTTTCCGAAAGCCAAACCGCATATGTTGTCGAAAGTGAGACGGAGCAACAAGTCCTGGAGATCAACCGACTTGCCTTCGAGCTCAGCCGACTCAAGTATCGAACAGAGCCTTTCCTTAATGGCTCGGCTAACCCATCGAGCCATGGCTTGGCGCAAGGTCCTAGTGGTGAATTCCAGTGCGGCAGTCTTCCTCTGAAATAGCCACGTGTCACCATCGGAGTTGAAGATGCCATCTCCGAGAAGATCATGAAACACAGCTTGCCACGTAGGTCCCTTAGGGTAATTATCAAAGCGGGTCTTGAGTATGTGCTCCACATTCTTGGGGTCGCACGTGACTGTCACGAGACCTTGCTTTCGAGCCAGGAAAGGAACGGCGCAGATGCAGGTCTGGTACGTGCCGCCACACCCGCGGAGGTTGTCGCAGATCCAGTCATGCAACCGATCACAGTTCTCGATCAAGCCAGGAAGACTGCCCAACAGAGGCCAGACATATGGACCCTTTAACGACCGTGAGATGAATGTAAACCATAGTAGATAAGCCGTGATAGCCGCTAAAAGCAGAAGAGCAGTAGATATTTCCATACTATTTTCGTCAACCCAACAATCCAACCTACACTGGGATCCTGGGAAACCTGTTATCTCGGAAGATTTTTTCCAGGGAAACGACTTTCTCAGGAGTAGTACCTGAAAGAAATAGCCCTCGGAGAGAATGCACGTTAATTTCCAGCTTTAGAGCTAATAATAATATGGTATGTGAAAGATGTTGGAGAGAACGAagcaagaaaacaaagaaacttCTGTTACGAAAACATACCTGAAAATGCAGGGTCTGAATCAGAAGTACTCCAAGAGAAGAAAAACCCAGAAGACTGAGCTTTTGAAATGGAAAAGATGGTGGATCATTGAGAGGAAACCCGGATTCGGTTTCTTGATGATCTTAACCTGACACGATTGTAGGGAAAGTGGAGTTGCAGGATGGGAAAGTAGAGATGAGATATAAAGGACATACAAAAGAGACAAGCAAacagaaaataagagagaagagagagagaagagggggggggggggggggagagagaatgCACTGTGAATTGTACGAAAGGGGAGTAATAAGAGAGGGATTTATAGGTGAGATAGCATTGAAGAGCACTTACTAAGGCCAGACTGGTTCTCGACACTGCACcatcgctctctctctctctctctctctcagagcaTATCTTATTCCACCATAAATGCACTGAGAGGTCGTTGAAACTTTTTAAGGGAAAAATACAGCCATATCTCtcgcattaaaaaaaaaaaaaaaaaaaaaaaaaaaaagcccaccAGTTAGCTAGCAAAAAAAGACCGCCAAGAAAATGTTCTCCCTCTCTGACACACACCTAATTTGCAGAAAATGGAAGACTGCTTTACTTCCAGCAATCAATGCAGAgagatattaatgaaattggtTGAGAAACTAAGGAAAAGGAGGCCGGCCAAAAATTAAGAACGAACACACACAAAATAATGATCAatccaacaaagaaaaaaaaaaaaaacaattactgCAGTATACATGGTTTGGATCGATCGAGAGAGTTTCGGtttctcaatatatattttgtgtatatatatatatatatatatatataaacaaatatgcGATTTTAAGGAGTAGTACTCTTTAATGGAACATGTGGTTCTTCATGTACTGGGCTTTGGATTGGGGGAGTTGGGTGAGCAACCCACCACCAATTTAAAGCGTTGGCttttgctttcttcttcttcttcgatattcggtaaattaaaacaatatttgatCATTCGGGATCGAGGAGGAGGAGTAGTACTCTTCACATGCAGTAGGACTTCACACCGTGTTGACCACCTTCCTCTTTTaatgcattatatatgataaGAAAAAGTGTGCCCAGTGCCTCTGCTGCTTCCTTCTGCCATGATCAAAACAAAGAAACACAAAAGTCAAAGCTACATGAGGCCAGGCCGTGAACATGATCATGGCCAAAGTAATTGCAAAATTTATATGTACTCgctttttaataatttgtttcggtcttttattttatctatctttttcttctctgcCTTTTGATCTCTTGatcttttatctttatttagaGGACAGATATATACTAGcggtatataatattatatgataagTGTTATACatacaaaaagattacataaaaataaacctacaaactaACATAACTTTATGTGATCCGTTAGATCAATTTTACactaaaagtaaatttacaatatgACGTAGCCAcatcattttgtaaatttatttttgtgtaattattttgtggctaaagtatttatctatctatatatatgtgtgtatagttctagaaataatattaatgtttgttTAATTAGCTTGGATTTTTAAACAACCTAAAATAAGAAAGCCTCAAATTCTGGAGATCCTCCCATGCAGCAAATTGATGATCAGCAGCTCATATCAGCTGTATGTACAGTTCCAAAACTTGAGTGGTTTAAGCTAAATCAGACTCCATTTCTTTGTCTTGACTTTTTCAATATTGATGATCATGAAGTATTGGGATCGATCATATTGTAATTGGCCGCAATTTGCTTCCCTTAGACGGCATCTAGTGATGATCTTATCTTCTAAACATTAATCTGGATATCTTCTCCACTTATATATTGTCTATATTTATCTCAAGATCATGATCACTTCCGGCCTCAAAGATATTTGGACTACTTCAATATGTGTACgtacgtctctctctctctctctctctctctctctctctctctatatatatatatatatatatatatatataggaaattaaGGTACGTAAGTAAATCCAATCCTAAATAAAGTAATTAGACTCTTAAGTAGTAAGCTAAAGTTGCatgatttttttcaagtttctaaaccACATGCATGCAAGTCGTATGGTTTGAGAATATTTCAATCGATCTCACGCGGGAGTAGAACTACTGGTTGATGGAGAAGTTGAATTTATCCTTTGTACCTGCGGTACTACTACTGGTGCCATGCATACTATGTGCATGGCCATACTAGTAATTATCGAGATAATCAGACATGAATGCAGGAAATCATCAAGGAACCAAATCTGCAAACATGCAACGCAAAACTGAGACACACAGAAAttaatcgagagagagagagagagagagagagagatgagtacCAAATTTCAGACTGATCTAGTAGACTGTAGTCTTGAAAGCATTCATCTGTAGATGATCATATATCCATTGGTGATAATTAAGATGATCATGAGTAATATTGCTTTCATTTCAGACTCTTATCTTTATTTAAAGGGTTAATTCCAAAATCATTAACCAGCTGGGTCACGGccattaaatgttaaatatataagaaaaataagtttaaggttaattaaattatcaaaaGCAGCGAGGATGTAGCACGAGACCGATCCCgatcaaaagaataaaaagtgttttttatttatttttattttttcattcattttttatattcttaaatattttttttaaaaaaatcacaacatcactaaaaaattactaagtaaaaaaaagattatcaaGATCCAAATGttctagcatttttcattatCCAATAATATTATTGCTCCTGATCGTCaggaaaaatattgagtttttatctatatatatagttctggtaggcctagctagctaggatatatatatatatatataattaaatatatatgtaatattgaCAATAATTGTTAACTGTTGGGATCAAACTAATCCATGCATTAGTAGTTCGATCCATAAGACTCTATAATTAAGCATAgcgcatatatattatatataaataattgaattcttataattaattacgTAGTACGTACAGcctaattaaaataatagagTACTTCTGTGCTGtatattgcaatatatatatcataattaaatCTAGCAATTAgcaacctatatatatatatatagagagagagagagagatcagggGTCATTCCGgcatagatattatatatatattaatccttctgatcaactaattaattatgcTTGAAAAGTTAgtgttgtgtatatatatgttttaattaataCTCGATCGATATTATTGTCCCAAAATGTTGTCATCCGAGCGGTAAGCACCTTTTCAACGCAAGCATGCAACtgctttattaattaattaattataattgttgaaatatatttgaaaagacATTAATCATCTAGCTAGAAAGAGGTGGGACTAATCTAGGTggactgttgttgcatggatcgcgataatataattatatatattatggttgGATCGTCTTTATTACTACTTTTTCCCCTCCTAAAAAAGTACTACTTCAGATAATTAATAATCTCCTCTAAATCCTCAACCCCCACAAACTGCGTATAACTTTTCGTTTCCCTATTATATATTTCATACCAATTCTTCATATTTCTAAACTTCTCTACTAGCTAGTAATCAGAAAATTTAgcatgaaatgagagagagagtgaggtgtAACTGGTTCAGCTTAGTCCgattttagacatattttataatCGAACCGAtatataccggttttgagaTTAGAAGAATCGATATCACACCAGTTATACTCCTAAGCCGATATTTCTGATTTTACCAATTCCGgtccatttttttaatatattatatgatatatatatatattataattatattatagactataatgataatatatagttatttatataagattttaaaatttaatgttatattaattagtaatttatcatataatacaaattattttatatataaaaatcatatatgatataaaaaataatcatataaaaaatattttgtacaatacaaaaaattaatttatatatataaacaggtACGGTTcagttagaaaaaagaaaatcagaacCGGATCAATTTCGAccagttttaagaaaaataaaatcggtACTGGACTAAACCTATCGGTCTAATCCGATACGATTTAACGattcactaatttttttttcatccctattGATGTAGCAGTAGCACGTGCGtcttttttaacaataatatcatcatGTGCTATATATCATGCGCGCGTTTATTAGATAGAGAATTCTCaccttataattaattttgtgtacgttaataattaataattgagATTGCCTAACATGTAACAACATGAATTGGTCTACAAAATTGCATAAAGAGGTCTAGGGTTTGGAATTATTGAAAACATGACTCCCATAGATCCAATTTCCTTATTCTTTTACCCAAGCTAGCTATAAGTAGCATCGTCATCATGATGCTGTTTCAGCAttcaaagtataaaaaaaaaaaaaatgggtgtagatataatatatattgctAATGAATGCATGGTTTTAGACAGACATCATGGATGGCACAATGCAGTACTCGAATTGTCGCTAAATCCTCAGCCGTTGTTTTCAATCAAATCCTTGCGGCCTACTTGCCGTTGTTTTCTGAGAATTAGAAGaaacataaattaaagaaataaatattcacaatgctgctgctgcttgctctctctctttgtAATTTACAGctactacgtacgtacttaaATTATTGAGCTACtaccccatctctctctctgtctctcaaaTTCTACAAGATTCCTCTAGCAAATTTCAAGGCTCCGTGCATGCATGTGACCTTCCCTAGCAGCAGCTAAGACAATCGTGTctataagttttattttgttaaatttttacacaaaataaaataaataatttaaaaaataacagttTAATTCCTCGATGATGATCTATTACTACCTTTATTTCTTTTGCCTAATTCTTTTGGTTCGTATTACACCATTAATGCCTTTACCTAGCTAATCGAAGAACTCATATGATTTTTTCTACCacatatattagatatagtagTCATGAATGTTATCACATTAATTTGAATGCATGAGGAGGTAGACCAAACTTTTCCATTTAGTTAGGCGTTTTATGCGTTTCAGTTCTTGAAACCACAAAATCATCTAGCACCCTTTTTAACTTCAAAAACTTGACAAACACGTTCGAAGGTACATGAATTGGTTTTGTCAATTGTTTAGCTGTTGACAATGAGGGAAGAAGTGGGGGACTTGCAATGTTATGGGAGAGGGACATTAATCTGTCAATTTTGAGTTATTCTAAGTTTCATATTGATGCATGTGTGATAGAGGATGGGTGTAGAACAATGCAGTGTTTTATAACGGGTTTTTATGGCAACCCTGATTCTAGTCAAAGAATTAGATCCTGGGATTTAATTCGAGCTCTAAGAAGAAATGAGAATGAGGGGTGGCTAATTttgggagattttaatgaagttcTGTTTAATCATGAGAAGTTGGGGGGAGAGATAGAAGGGAGAGTCGGATGGAAGATTTTAGGAACACTGTTGATGAGTGCTTACTTAGAGACATGGTTTTAAGGGCCCTAAATTTACATGGTGTAATGGGAGGGAGGCTGATTCAAGAGTGAGTGAACGGCTGGATAGATTCTTTGGTAATCCTCAATGGTGGAATTTGTTTCCACAAGCTGAAGTTGTTAATGGAAGTGTGGCATACTCAGATTATTCTCCCATTTGGCTGGAAACAGAAGTTGCTCAAGTTGAGAAGAGAACAAGGAAAAAAGGTTATATGTCCCTCAAacttgatatgagtaaagcGTATGACCGGGTAGAATGGGGTTTTCTAAAGGAAGTTATGGGCATATTGGGTTTTGAGGGAAGTTTGATAGAGTTGATTATGAATTGTATTCAGTCTGCCTCTTTTTCAGTCTTAGTTAATGGGGAGCCAAAGGGTCATATTGTGCCGAGTAGGGGGATTAGACAAGGGGACCCATTGTCCCCTTATCTTTTTATGCTCGTTACTGAAGGGTTGATTTGTCTTTTGAAAGATGCAGCCAGTCACCAAGAGATTTCTGGTATTAAGATTTGCAGAAATGCCCCTTGCATTAATCACTTATTATTCGCGGATGATAGCATTATTTTCTGTAAGGCTGATGTGGGTGAAAATAGGAAGATACAAACCTTGTTGAAAAAGTATGAATTTGTTTCTGGCCAGAAAATTAACATGGAGAAAACTGCAATGATCTTTAGTGGCAATGTTTCAAGGGCCAGTCATGAAGAGTTAAAGCAGCTATGGGGTGTCTCTGAAGTGCAAGATTATGGTAAGTATTTGAGTCTTCCTCCTGCAATTGGTCGATCAAAAACAAAGGCCTTCTCTGAGATGAAACAAAAGGTGTGGAAAAAGCTTTAATGTTGGAAGGAGAATATGTTATCCCAAGGTGGGAGGGAagttttgatcaaggcagtggCCCTTTCACTCCCAACCACTACAACAGATAAGGTCCTTTGGAGTGAaatttttcgtcccaaaagactagcatttcgtctcaaaacatattttgggatgaaaaaaacTGTCCCCAGTTCGTCCCTATGAAACcgtcccaaaaggtattttgggacggaAATCacaaattcgtcccaaaaaatatcttttgggatgaaattaagaTGGACCGTTCGATCACGTTCGAacggatttttttttgggacgaattaaattcatctcggaaatacgttcgaacgtctgaaATTAACGTTTGAACAATGAGGAACGGTTCGAACGGGTATTTCATGACCGTTCGATCGATACCAGTCCGTTcgaccaaatacacatgaagaaacgttcgaacaaaaaaattaatgatcgAACGCCCATAGTGAATTGCTTGTTCGAACGGCACGAAATTTTTTTCCGTTCAAACTCTAAATTGcgatgttcgaacggttgtatCCGATTTATCTATGTTTGAACGTTTGATGAGAGGTCGAacgattattattttcttggacaatacttaaaactaaatagatatttatatttcaaaaatacattataaattgttcaaaataaataatactaatctaataagtcagaactaaataaataaaatactaataatactaataaaattatcagtacgtgatgtataattgttcaatatgtaAAAACACttataatgaaattcaattgtttggaggcatgaattgttgcataagcatctgcatttgaagctgcatctgtctttgtttttcttgcatttggagttgcagctctctttgttgatcttcttgttgttttatgcgcatcttcatgtctgcttgtttcgtcaattgagtCTCTAACTCCTGCTATTTTGCCATCAATTCTTCGATCCTAGAATTTGCATTATTTAACGCAATGACAATAGTGCTTAACGTTGATGAAGAGCCTaaaggctttacacagcgacccaaactCCTCAAATAGCCCGAACGTTGACCcaaaacttgtgtaaaaattttaacattacttgttgatgaattatcaTCTGATGCAGCTTAAggagggcaaccattttatcctacacacaacatataaaattaatattgacacaataatttaaatatagttaattaaaagaaattataatacttacataattcttacgagcatcgggatgagtccactctccattactattagtatgtgatgcaacatataattttgtcagatcaaaATTGGTGTCTAACTctttctacaagagacattgttaagatataaagtctatattaaaaacaaactacatagaataaaaaaaattaaaaaaaaaaattcattaccaatttctgagagagtcgatggaaagatcttgagcttgcatgatgatgaatttttaactttgatctatttgtttcgtttatagaacttcgcacctgcatagaagttgtaaaagttaataagtgaaaaattacaaatatgacatataaagaattcatttaatttactttatataatagatcctcaaacatgtcgcaaAGTTTTCCCCATTCTTCAGGTcgaacatcctgaaaaggatgctggcatgcatcttccttgttctcatACTTTTTGTAATGCTCGTGACATCTCGCCTTATacttgcggaatgcattacacatcagCTCTTCGACAGTCCTACGCtactctctccgaccaaaatttagttcgaagtcatatttgaaaaagtatatacacaaagatattatcatttagaatattaaataatatcaataaaaaattattatttatatattacgtaccaaacaacgcttctttataagctctttcacatcttgtgagactttatgccatgaactcgtaACCAAATGTGCATAAGTCCATGTAACAGCACCCACATGCGAAGCAAGCCAAGTTGCTTGTTGTCTCTCGCCTCCGATATGTTCATCAGGAATGTTAATCTTAATCTTacctactttacgatatttctccaacgtcacgcctctagtagtgcctcgtccgtgacgagattgtactgttatctctataaaataatatagttatttaccttgtataaattatcatatatcttaattaaaaaaatgagtattagctatttatcttgttccgtagagtcagtctctaatggtgaATCAGACGGACAGCTAGGAATAGGTGGAGATGAaatgcgaacttccttcctctttggtggcataattgcgagatactgTATAATGATAACACAAAATCAATCAATCATCtatatcaatttcatttatagaTTCACTCTCATAGTcagtagatacttcagatgagtcaacactttgatcaactaTCGCATCAACtattcagcctcaatatcttccctatataatgggatcatctcatactggctcaaatccacaaataaatTAAAGGTAGGTTGACtttcttggtatgcttcttgagtagatggatcatcttcttcttcatcttgtccctccACCTCAGGAATAacgtcataaatatttctaagagaaaacttttgtactacttgccattgatttcctaactgaggatcgtctaaatagaatacttgagatgtttgggaagctaaaataaaatgatcatcttcataccatttttttgatgtattaatactaagaaaatattcatcctaGCATTTTCCCcttcgaggattgcttaaatcccaccaatcacacttaaatacataaaccacaagctcccccacatatctcattccaattatatctatgataaTTCTATAGAAATTAACATTGTCTCCATCATGATTCACTTCGATAAGGATaccactattttgtgttttcctataaaATTCTGGATCAATTGGGTGATATCTACTtcctcgagaaatacatgcagaatatcgaacAGCGCGTCTCGAGTGGCCACGCACCAATGCATATAGTTCGTCTGATATATCGTTAGGTTTACTCGCAtacatttgtacaacctacatattaaataaagtataaacattcaaccgttaacaatcctctctatttaaaatatgttagtgcaaacccgcatctgtattaatgtcattacccgttgtTCGAACTATTTCGGGAACTCCTGTTCATGtctctggtctatatcatttactctcagttcttttagcacgttaatatgatcactgaaattaaaaattatcaacaataagtatattcgtataattgtttaataagtaaattcaataattaattaacaattaatttgaacttacttcaagtggtTCTCTATCTCTGgacaattatttagcacgtaccactgagctttctcgaactctctttcacacaaatcataaccacgtTGAGCACCGAGTGgacgtacttgttgggaaaatatagaaaatccatttcgttgtcttgcttggtcaacatcaaagtttcttttcgGCCGATCAAACCTTGTGTCAACGCCACGgaagtatttggaacagaatgtatgtcactcatcatcaatatatgtttctgcaattgatcATTCTGGATAAACCTTATTATCCACTGTTAGGAGTgtaaccggttcggtccggtccggttttggacaaaatcttgGACCAAACCGTTATGTaccgatttttcatttttcaaaaccaattacaACCCAGTTACCCTCGTAAATCGGTACATCTGGTTTTACCAGtttccggtccagtccggttttttgatttttttaaaatgtaaaaaatatataataaagtgttatttcttataataaaatgttattaataatttaatatatatattatgtttaaagcatatgatcaattacattttcatctttaaaattaaacttttatttataaattataataaaattatcttatatataattatattaataacatatgatcaaaaaaattacaaatgttcatatttaagattaacactttatgttataatttataaattataatatgaaattatttcatatatgttatataattatatattatatataaaaatttaatatgtaattatatattatatataaaacttatatatatatatataaatattttgtataatatataaaattaatttatatatatattttttccaatcgGTTctgtccggtccggttccggaaactacggaaccgaaaccggaccggcggttttcataatataagaaCTGGTttcggactggaccggttcaaaaccggtctggtctggtccggttcagcccggtccgatttttcggtttaaatttacacccctacccaCTGTGCATTTCAACTTTtcaagaaatcgttcaatgggatacaacCATCTATACTGGACTGGTCCTGAAAGTCGAGtttcacgtggcaaatgaacggctaagtGAACCATGATGTCGAATAATGATGATAGATAAATACTttccaacttacacaatataACTACAATTTTTCGTTCCATATGatccaaaacttctacattcaaTGTTCTAacacataaatctttaaaaaatgcacccagcTAAATTAACGCAACCCGCACATATCTGGTTAAGAACCCACGGATACCAACAGGCAAGAtacgttgtaaaaatacatgacaatcatggctctttagtccaataattttccaatcatttgttcgcACACATTTTGTTAAATTCGAGGCATACCCGTCCAGTAATTTAATCTTCTgcaaccactcacaaaatgtagccATTTCCTTCCtcgacaatgtataccacctaATTGGCATGTAAACAGATGAACCATTTGTTGCAAGTGCATTTCAGGTCTAATTCCCAACC
Above is a genomic segment from Juglans microcarpa x Juglans regia isolate MS1-56 chromosome 1D, Jm3101_v1.0, whole genome shotgun sequence containing:
- the LOC121251643 gene encoding LOW QUALITY PROTEIN: cytochrome P450 86A8 (The sequence of the model RefSeq protein was modified relative to this genomic sequence to represent the inferred CDS: inserted 1 base in 1 codon); this encodes MEISTALLLLAAITAYLLWFTFISRSLKGPYVWPLLGSLPGLIENCDRLHDWICDNLRGCGGTYQTCICAVPFLARKQGLVTVTCDPKNVEHILKTRFDNYPKGPTWQAVFHDLLGDGIFNSDGDTWLFQRKTAALEFTTRTLRQAMARWVSRAIKERLCSILESAELEGKSVDLQDLLLRLTFDNICGLAFGKDPKTXCPRTPENGFALAFDRATEASLQRFILPEVLWKFKKWLGLGMEVSLSRSLVQIEEYLSSVIEARKLELQSQHKDGNPHDDLLSRFMKKKESYTDAFLQNVALNFILAGRDTSSVALSWFFWLVIQNPRVEEKILAEIITVLIETRGNDVSKWLDEPLGFEEIDQLTYLKAALSETLRLYPSVPQDSKHVVADDVLPDGTFVPAGSSVTYSIYATGRMRSTWGEDCMEFRPERWLSADGNKFIMHDSYRFVAFNAGPRICLGKDLAYLQMKSVAASVLLRHKLKVVPGHRVEQKMSLTLFMKYGLKVNVHRRDLEGIVGSLKMETVAVKCNGGNSREEDDDKHEEAEGDGS